In the Chryseobacterium sp. MYb264 genome, one interval contains:
- a CDS encoding RagB/SusD family nutrient uptake outer membrane protein, translating into MTFRYINKTIFTAGIAAVLFLTSCESDLNRMPESEVTSASVYADFANYKLVLAKIYAGLAVSGQNGGDGEPDIGGIDGGTSNYLRQYFQLQELPTDEAVVAWNDPSLPDLHNMNWSASNDFIRALYYRIYYQIAVSNEFIRETSDDKLASRNITGVNAEESKLFRNEARFMRALSYFHAIDLFGNGPFVTEATEVGIAPPPRIERAALFTYIETELKDLENLLKDPRTNEYGRADKAAVWMLLSKLYLNAEVYTGQARYSDARVYAEKVINAGYSLKTNYDELFLADNNVANNEVIFSVNFDGINTRTYGGTTYIIHAGVGGSMPPEQFGINSGWGGLRSTKNIVNLFPDTNGSLDKRGRFYTDGQNLEINSQVVFTDGYPLIKFKNLKKDGTKGSDDTGLYVDTDFPLFRLGEAYLIYAEAVLRGGGGSNATAVQYINLLRQRAYGNNAGNVTSINLDFILDERARELTWEATRRTDLIRFDKFTSGSYLWPFKGGVKDGKAVEDFRKLYPIPNTDLTANPNLQQNPGY; encoded by the coding sequence ATGACATTTAGATATATTAATAAAACAATATTTACTGCAGGAATTGCTGCAGTTTTATTCCTTACTTCTTGTGAAAGTGATTTGAACAGAATGCCTGAATCAGAAGTAACATCAGCATCTGTATACGCAGATTTTGCAAATTATAAATTGGTTTTAGCTAAAATATATGCCGGTTTGGCTGTCAGCGGACAAAATGGTGGCGATGGCGAACCTGATATTGGTGGTATTGATGGTGGAACTTCCAATTATCTTAGACAATATTTTCAGTTGCAGGAGCTTCCAACGGATGAAGCAGTTGTAGCATGGAATGATCCTTCTTTACCAGATCTTCATAATATGAATTGGTCTGCCAGTAATGACTTTATTCGTGCTTTATATTACAGAATCTATTATCAGATTGCTGTTTCAAATGAATTTATAAGAGAAACCTCAGATGATAAATTAGCTTCAAGAAATATTACGGGAGTAAATGCAGAAGAATCAAAATTATTCAGAAACGAAGCAAGATTTATGAGGGCTCTGAGTTATTTTCATGCAATAGACTTGTTTGGAAATGGACCTTTTGTGACAGAAGCTACGGAAGTAGGAATTGCACCACCACCAAGAATTGAGAGAGCAGCTCTTTTTACTTATATAGAAACTGAATTGAAAGATTTAGAAAATCTTTTAAAAGACCCAAGAACAAACGAATATGGTCGTGCTGATAAGGCTGCAGTTTGGATGCTTTTATCAAAACTATATCTTAATGCTGAAGTGTATACAGGTCAGGCAAGATATTCTGATGCGCGAGTATATGCTGAAAAAGTGATTAATGCAGGTTATTCTTTAAAAACCAATTATGACGAGTTATTCTTAGCAGATAATAATGTTGCTAATAATGAAGTTATCTTCTCGGTAAATTTTGATGGAATAAATACACGAACATATGGAGGAACAACATATATTATTCATGCTGGTGTTGGTGGAAGTATGCCTCCTGAGCAGTTTGGCATTAATAGTGGATGGGGTGGACTGCGTTCAACGAAAAATATTGTCAATCTTTTTCCAGATACTAATGGCTCTCTTGATAAAAGAGGAAGATTTTATACAGACGGACAAAATCTTGAAATTAACAGCCAGGTAGTGTTTACGGATGGTTATCCTTTAATTAAATTTAAAAATTTAAAGAAAGATGGAACTAAAGGTTCTGATGATACCGGATTATATGTAGATACAGATTTTCCACTTTTCAGGCTTGGGGAAGCTTATTTAATTTATGCTGAAGCTGTTTTAAGAGGCGGAGGCGGCTCCAATGCGACTGCAGTGCAATATATAAACTTATTAAGACAGCGTGCATATGGAAATAATGCAGGAAATGTAACGTCTATTAATTTAGATTTTATTTTAGATGAAAGAGCCCGAGAGCTTACCTGGGAAGCAACAAGAAGAACAGATTTGATTAGATTTGATAAGTTTACTTCAGGATCTTATTTATGGCCATTCAAAGGAGGAGTTAAAGACGGAAAAGCGGTTGAAGATTTCAGAAAACTTTATCCGATTCCAAATACAGATTTGACAGCAAATCCTAATTTACAGCAAAATCCTGGTTATTAA
- a CDS encoding SusE domain-containing protein, with translation MKQILNIFAFALLSFMIISCEKDEDQAVIHETTQGKISSDKTSIVLDKDNPGDQALSLAWTKSTFDLSVVYTQQVQFAIKGKSFEGATSIDAVSSPINYTNKELNAIALGLGAAPDVAVEIEVRLKTLVGQGAFYSNVLTLNVKPYFLGPVYNFTDLYLIGNATAAGWTNEVTNTKFLPLQKSATAGVYSYSGYFAEGEFKIIKTPGSWDVQYGLGASAGTLSTDGGSGNINVATAGYYKLTINTTALTYSLVPITPPTSAFTSVSMIGSASGDWTTDVDLQKNTFDAHIWVKKNVELKAGEFKFRANHDWGTNWGTAQEFFGVGDIGGGNIPVSTQFNYDVYFNDITGEFSFIPLF, from the coding sequence ATGAAACAAATTTTAAACATATTTGCTTTTGCACTTTTATCTTTCATGATTATTTCGTGTGAAAAAGATGAAGATCAGGCAGTTATTCATGAAACAACTCAAGGGAAGATTTCTTCAGATAAGACATCAATCGTTCTTGATAAAGATAATCCTGGAGATCAGGCTTTAAGCTTAGCTTGGACAAAATCGACATTTGATCTTTCTGTAGTTTACACTCAACAAGTACAATTTGCCATCAAAGGAAAATCATTCGAAGGGGCAACGAGTATAGATGCAGTGAGTTCTCCAATCAATTATACCAATAAAGAACTAAATGCAATTGCGTTAGGTCTAGGAGCTGCGCCGGATGTGGCTGTGGAAATTGAAGTAAGATTAAAAACATTAGTAGGACAGGGGGCTTTTTACTCAAATGTACTAACTCTGAATGTGAAACCTTATTTCTTAGGACCAGTATACAATTTTACAGATTTATATTTAATTGGTAATGCAACAGCTGCAGGATGGACGAATGAGGTTACAAATACTAAATTTCTTCCTTTACAAAAGTCAGCTACAGCTGGTGTGTACAGTTATTCAGGATATTTTGCTGAAGGTGAATTTAAAATAATTAAAACTCCAGGAAGCTGGGATGTTCAATATGGTTTAGGGGCTTCTGCTGGAACTTTAAGTACAGATGGTGGATCAGGAAATATTAATGTGGCTACAGCAGGATATTATAAACTGACCATCAATACAACTGCTTTAACGTATTCTTTAGTTCCTATAACGCCTCCTACAAGTGCTTTTACATCTGTTTCTATGATAGGATCTGCATCTGGAGATTGGACTACTGATGTTGATTTACAAAAAAACACATTTGATGCGCACATTTGGGTGAAGAAAAATGTAGAGCTTAAAGCTGGAGAGTTTAAGTTTAGAGCCAACCACGATTGGGGAACCAACTGGGGAACGGCTCAGGAGTTTTTCGGAGTAGGTGATATTGGAGGAGGAAATATTCCTGTAAGTACACAATTCAATTATGATGTCTATTTTAATGATATCACAGGAGAATTCTCCTTTATTCCTTTATTCTAA
- a CDS encoding glycoside hydrolase family 97 protein, translating into MKKITVGAFLLSMMFAGVNAQSLKSPDGKFEMDFQLKAGVPYYNLKYNGKTVVEDSKLGLRLFKDTSIKFASEIAKPEDAKFDLNSGFTKTDEKRDSKNETWQPVLGEKKNYINNYNELAVTLNQATTERSIVVKFRLFNDGLGFRYEFPQQKNLNYFVIREEDSEFDFPTDMKSWWIVADYDSQEYQYQETKVSEIPARWPKAADANASQTLIKNAVQSPLMLKKEGKEPLYINVAEAAVLDYPASHLEVDATNFKLKTHLTADRQGAKGYIQTPSVTPWRTIIVAPKAEDVMDSKMIFNLNEPTKYTDTSYIHPTKYMGVWWEMIIGKSQWAYGQPESNVRLGVTDFSKLTPNGKHAANNTKVKEYIDFASENGFQGLLIEGWNVGWEDWFGHSKEYVFDFITPYPDFDIKMLNEYAHSKGIKLIMHHETSGSATNYERWSDKAFQLMNKYGYDAVKTGYVGDIIPRGEHHYSQWTINHFYRIAEKANEYKIMVNSHESVRPTGESRTYPNYISAEAARGTEYEAFGGNNPDHQTILPFTRWMGGSMDYTPGIFQTKLDYYFPGDTRFVKTTLAKQLALYVTMYMPLQMAADLPENYKKHMDAFQFIKDVAADWDDTKILSAEPGDYVVTARKAKGTDNWFVGGITDENKREYTVDFSFLDKGQKYEATIYEDGKDADYINNPQSYNIYKKQITSKSKINFKMVRSGGFAITIKKINK; encoded by the coding sequence ATGAAGAAAATTACAGTTGGAGCGTTTTTGCTCTCAATGATGTTTGCGGGTGTTAATGCACAGTCTTTAAAATCGCCGGACGGAAAATTCGAAATGGATTTCCAGTTGAAAGCAGGCGTTCCTTACTACAACCTTAAATACAACGGTAAAACAGTTGTTGAGGATTCTAAATTGGGATTGAGATTATTTAAAGATACTTCTATAAAATTTGCGTCAGAAATCGCGAAGCCGGAAGATGCGAAATTCGATCTGAACAGCGGTTTCACTAAAACAGACGAAAAAAGAGATTCTAAAAATGAAACCTGGCAGCCGGTTTTAGGTGAAAAGAAAAACTATATCAACAATTACAACGAATTGGCAGTTACGCTGAATCAGGCAACTACTGAAAGAAGTATTGTTGTAAAATTCAGATTGTTCAATGATGGTTTAGGTTTCAGATATGAATTTCCTCAACAGAAAAATCTGAACTATTTCGTGATCAGAGAAGAAGATTCTGAATTCGATTTCCCTACAGATATGAAATCTTGGTGGATTGTGGCAGATTACGATTCTCAGGAGTACCAATATCAGGAAACAAAAGTTTCTGAAATTCCTGCAAGATGGCCAAAAGCAGCAGATGCTAATGCATCTCAAACATTGATCAAAAATGCAGTTCAGTCTCCTTTAATGCTTAAAAAAGAAGGAAAAGAGCCTTTATATATCAATGTTGCGGAAGCGGCTGTTTTAGATTACCCGGCCTCTCATCTTGAAGTAGATGCTACGAATTTTAAGCTTAAAACTCACCTTACTGCCGACAGACAGGGAGCAAAAGGATATATCCAGACACCTTCTGTGACACCTTGGAGAACGATTATCGTTGCACCAAAAGCAGAAGATGTAATGGATTCTAAGATGATCTTCAACCTCAACGAGCCTACGAAATATACAGATACTTCTTATATTCACCCAACAAAATACATGGGCGTTTGGTGGGAAATGATTATCGGAAAATCTCAGTGGGCATACGGTCAGCCGGAATCTAATGTGCGTCTTGGCGTAACCGATTTCTCTAAATTAACACCTAACGGAAAACACGCTGCCAACAATACAAAAGTTAAGGAATATATCGATTTCGCATCTGAAAACGGTTTCCAGGGATTATTGATTGAAGGTTGGAATGTGGGTTGGGAAGACTGGTTCGGTCACTCAAAAGAATATGTATTCGATTTTATCACGCCATATCCAGATTTCGACATTAAAATGTTAAATGAATATGCGCATTCAAAAGGAATTAAATTAATCATGCACCACGAAACTTCAGGTTCGGCTACGAATTATGAAAGATGGTCTGATAAAGCATTCCAGTTGATGAATAAATACGGCTATGATGCCGTGAAAACGGGTTATGTTGGAGACATCATTCCACGAGGAGAGCACCATTATTCTCAATGGACGATCAACCATTTCTACCGAATTGCTGAGAAAGCCAATGAGTATAAAATTATGGTAAATTCTCACGAATCGGTACGTCCGACAGGAGAAAGCCGTACGTATCCAAACTACATCTCTGCTGAAGCAGCTCGTGGAACGGAATACGAAGCTTTCGGAGGTAACAATCCGGATCACCAGACTATTCTTCCTTTTACAAGATGGATGGGAGGTTCTATGGACTATACACCGGGAATTTTCCAGACCAAATTAGATTATTATTTCCCTGGAGACACCCGTTTCGTGAAAACAACGTTGGCTAAGCAGTTGGCTCTTTATGTAACGATGTATATGCCACTTCAGATGGCAGCCGATCTTCCTGAAAACTACAAAAAGCATATGGATGCTTTCCAGTTTATTAAAGATGTGGCAGCAGATTGGGATGATACGAAGATTTTATCTGCAGAACCGGGAGATTATGTGGTAACAGCTAGAAAAGCAAAAGGTACCGATAACTGGTTTGTAGGAGGAATTACTGATGAAAATAAACGTGAGTACACGGTAGATTTCTCTTTCCTGGATAAAGGGCAGAAGTATGAAGCAACAATCTATGAAGATGGAAAAGATGCAGATTACATCAACAATCCTCAAAGCTATAATATCTATAAAAAGCAGATTACGAGCAAATCTAAGATCAACTTTAAAATGGTAAGAAGTGGAGGGTTTGCGATAACGATTAAGAAAATTAATAAGTAA
- a CDS encoding radical SAM protein gives MVTSFVLKVASRCNLNCSYCYMYNLGDKTYLKQPKFMSMDTMTIFAEKLSRYSDEHGLKSFQIVFHGGEPLLYPKEFYRESIKIFRKKLNDSYFDFVLQTNGVGLDEDWYSLFNELNIRVGVSIDGPKEYHDKYRVFHNGKGSYDEVRTAIQLGLDKGMHGVLSVANLNISPQELYQEFKDLNVLSFNLLLPDGHFDKLPDGIIKEKVNTNDYTPYADWLIELFAIWKNDPDRPNMRFFKTLIQLIAGEEVGDQALGLRKNGVAILETNGNLEVADSIRACYEGITRNDINIHTHEIDSVLEDPLFDIYLNSHQMVNEKCLNCPIYEICGGGFLLNRYSNENGFDNPTIYCHDMIKLVSYIQNDLINSLSDEVCKEMDLTRVSYHEIVEELENKGAVSIQKDIKDKLLAYSLA, from the coding sequence ATGGTTACTTCATTTGTTCTGAAGGTTGCAAGCAGATGCAACCTCAACTGTTCGTATTGTTACATGTATAATTTAGGGGATAAGACTTATCTGAAACAGCCTAAATTCATGTCAATGGATACAATGACAATATTCGCAGAAAAACTATCACGTTACAGTGATGAACATGGCCTGAAATCCTTCCAGATTGTTTTTCACGGTGGTGAGCCCTTATTATATCCAAAAGAATTTTACAGGGAAAGCATAAAAATATTCAGAAAAAAACTCAATGATTCTTATTTTGACTTTGTTCTTCAAACTAACGGCGTAGGCCTGGATGAAGATTGGTACAGTCTTTTTAATGAATTAAATATTCGAGTGGGAGTGAGCATAGACGGCCCCAAAGAATACCACGATAAATACCGCGTTTTTCATAACGGGAAGGGATCTTATGATGAAGTCCGGACTGCCATACAGCTCGGCTTGGATAAAGGAATGCATGGTGTACTATCCGTTGCCAACCTTAATATCAGCCCGCAGGAACTCTATCAGGAATTTAAAGATCTCAACGTTCTAAGTTTTAATCTTCTACTGCCTGACGGACATTTCGACAAATTGCCCGATGGTATTATCAAGGAAAAAGTTAATACCAATGATTATACACCGTATGCCGATTGGCTGATCGAACTCTTTGCCATCTGGAAAAATGATCCAGACCGCCCAAATATGAGATTCTTTAAAACATTGATCCAGCTTATCGCAGGTGAAGAGGTCGGAGATCAAGCGCTCGGACTCAGAAAAAACGGGGTAGCTATCCTGGAGACCAACGGAAATCTGGAAGTGGCAGATTCTATAAGAGCATGCTACGAAGGAATCACCAGAAATGATATTAACATCCATACCCACGAAATAGATTCTGTACTGGAAGATCCCTTATTTGACATCTACCTCAATTCTCACCAGATGGTTAACGAAAAATGCCTTAACTGCCCAATCTACGAAATATGTGGCGGTGGCTTCCTTCTCAACAGGTATTCGAACGAAAATGGATTTGATAATCCTACAATCTATTGTCACGATATGATAAAACTGGTAAGTTATATCCAGAATGATTTGATAAACAGTCTGTCTGATGAAGTTTGTAAAGAAATGGATCTTACAAGAGTTTCATATCATGAAATTGTTGAAGAACTCGAAAATAAAGGAGCTGTTTCTATTCAGAAAGACATTAAAGATAAACTATTAGCCTACAGTTTAGCATGA